A genomic region of Opitutales bacterium contains the following coding sequences:
- a CDS encoding Ig-like domain-containing protein, whose translation MCFLETATEFPYQVDWQPVSSGTFEITARATEVGIPVGPTSPLVSVTVNASETPGSTDGVPFIEILTPVTQSEVLRGSEVLLTSRVAAARGNALSVEYFDGDDSIGVTNAPPYSVTWTPKAVGISNISARVIESGVSQAGFSFAQIRVVASDPLIAEFATLSSGDVIFSGRPINLRTRLTNSVGAVTVEYFVNGVSLGQSSDVPFDLEYIPSSAGEFVFYTLVEDQSGARATSEAVTVTVEPDLGPLVVFLSPSPAENSFELGETVPIIVDVFDREGSVSLVQIFANGVLLEEFTEPPYGADYTAAGVGTAILEAVAVDEVGNLGERVFLSVDITAPEVEILDPLSNNQDFVKQGYIDLFGVEASDNVVSLFSAQLDSGEASRSDVIISLINLAEFPGIVERHVLYKTITDVWPSPPQLASAIADLEENEGEIPAITDDHGDTLSTATRISTNEGVSGNITPTDVFEPDDIDTFEFRLNSANTITVRLLTAAFLNVSVQDANNNVFASGILGPAGFIFGTDLVATGLPAPGVFYVQVTGSAFLSDSGPYQLTVFAPGESGGGLSFEADQDQILIELATNLLERDDYIAFYGDLVSASLESVDYDVLEDAVQRHYEFRYGKSPSASQTAQGVLRINGLQGLRSFLVSFASADRNDLQPLLVDLPDTSNPETLATLMSLLFRESVSEDEVLELSSLSQNEAIDRILSDVRYTSRFESVAVDVGSVDATTETLGISGWALSDSLGGVFWFRRPWYYSTDFGWLYNDEGPSNLSWYYSERLGWVWFSEEFDPYIWSSRLQAWLYVYKGENSSFYYDFTSGDWSLLNQRD comes from the coding sequence CGTCTCCGTTAGTCTCTGTAACCGTAAATGCCAGTGAGACCCCTGGGTCTACGGATGGAGTTCCATTCATCGAAATTCTTACACCAGTCACTCAAAGCGAAGTCTTACGTGGCAGTGAGGTATTGTTGACCTCACGCGTTGCCGCGGCTCGTGGTAATGCTCTGTCCGTGGAATATTTTGACGGAGATGATTCTATCGGGGTTACGAATGCGCCACCCTATTCGGTAACGTGGACGCCGAAAGCGGTTGGCATATCTAACATATCGGCTCGAGTCATTGAATCGGGTGTTTCGCAAGCGGGCTTTAGTTTCGCGCAGATCAGAGTTGTCGCATCCGACCCCTTGATAGCCGAATTTGCTACGCTTAGTTCTGGCGACGTCATTTTCTCAGGAAGGCCTATAAACTTAAGAACGCGGCTGACCAATTCTGTCGGAGCAGTGACGGTAGAGTATTTCGTTAATGGAGTGTCACTGGGCCAATCATCTGATGTGCCGTTTGATCTCGAGTATATTCCGAGTTCGGCTGGAGAGTTTGTGTTTTACACACTCGTCGAAGACCAGAGTGGTGCGCGTGCCACATCCGAGGCGGTGACAGTTACAGTCGAGCCAGACCTTGGGCCCCTCGTTGTATTTCTTTCACCATCTCCTGCTGAAAACAGTTTTGAGTTGGGAGAGACAGTTCCGATTATTGTCGATGTCTTCGATCGGGAAGGATCCGTTTCACTAGTTCAGATTTTCGCTAATGGGGTATTGCTGGAAGAATTCACCGAGCCTCCGTATGGAGCAGATTACACAGCTGCCGGAGTGGGCACGGCTATCCTCGAGGCTGTGGCAGTCGATGAAGTAGGTAATTTGGGTGAGCGCGTCTTTCTCAGCGTCGACATTACTGCTCCTGAAGTCGAAATATTAGACCCTCTAAGTAACAATCAGGACTTCGTGAAACAGGGCTACATTGACTTATTCGGTGTCGAAGCAAGCGACAACGTAGTGTCTCTATTCTCGGCACAATTAGATTCTGGGGAAGCCTCTCGGAGTGATGTGATCATTAGCTTAATAAACTTGGCTGAATTTCCTGGGATTGTTGAGCGCCATGTTCTCTACAAAACGATTACAGATGTATGGCCTTCACCCCCTCAGTTAGCTTCTGCGATAGCAGACCTTGAAGAGAATGAGGGGGAGATCCCCGCCATAACAGACGATCATGGTGACACGCTATCAACAGCGACTCGTATTTCTACCAATGAAGGCGTTTCTGGAAATATCACGCCTACTGACGTCTTTGAACCAGACGATATTGATACTTTTGAGTTCCGACTCAACTCCGCCAACACGATTACGGTTCGTTTACTGACGGCTGCTTTCTTGAATGTCTCTGTGCAAGATGCTAATAATAACGTCTTTGCTTCAGGTATTTTAGGGCCTGCTGGCTTTATTTTTGGAACGGATCTCGTCGCGACAGGCTTACCAGCCCCAGGCGTATTTTATGTTCAAGTGACAGGCTCTGCTTTCCTCTCCGACTCGGGCCCATATCAGCTTACGGTCTTTGCACCTGGAGAATCCGGTGGGGGGTTATCATTTGAAGCCGACCAGGATCAAATTCTCATAGAACTCGCGACTAATCTATTGGAGCGAGATGATTATATCGCCTTTTACGGAGACCTGGTGTCCGCAAGTCTTGAGAGTGTGGACTACGATGTTCTGGAGGATGCCGTTCAGCGTCACTATGAATTTCGTTATGGGAAGTCGCCATCAGCAAGTCAAACAGCGCAAGGGGTGTTGCGAATCAATGGCCTTCAGGGTTTACGCTCTTTCCTTGTTTCGTTTGCAAGCGCTGATCGGAATGATCTCCAGCCGCTTTTGGTAGACCTTCCGGATACATCAAATCCCGAAACTTTGGCAACGTTGATGTCTCTTTTGTTTCGCGAGAGCGTATCCGAGGACGAGGTTCTCGAGCTTTCGTCTTTGAGTCAAAACGAAGCGATTGACCGGATACTGAGTGATGTGCGCTATACATCTCGGTTTGAGAGTGTTGCAGTAGACGTAGGTTCTGTGGATGCAACCACCGAAACCCTTGGAATAAGTGGTTGGGCATTGAGCGATTCTTTAGGTGGGGTCTTCTGGTTCAGGCGTCCATGGTATTACTCAACAGATTTTGGCTGGTTATATAATGATGAAGGCCCCAGTAATCTTTCATGGTATTATTCGGAAAGGTTAGGATGGGTTTGGTTTAGCGAAGAGTTTGATCCCTATATTTGGTCATCGC